Proteins found in one Nitrospirota bacterium genomic segment:
- a CDS encoding glycosyltransferase family 2 protein produces the protein MVIKISVIIPVFNEAASIRDVMENTSRILSATGYSHELILIDDGSRDNTWELLKQYSSTRSLIRAIRFTRNFGKEAAIQAGLSCARGDAAIVMDADLQHPPDLLPQMLSQWENGGYEVVEGVKIRRQRESALNRFGSMLFYRTLRMVSGFDLRQDTDFKLLDRKVINAYLSLHEKGRFFRTLIPYLGFRTARISFSPDERETGKPRFSFLKRFDLAVTALTSFSSLPLHIVTLLGIFTFIFSFLLGAQTVYVKLSGRAVEGFTTVILIMLFIGSILMIGLGIIGEYIARIFEEVKHRPSFVIAEEIRSGE, from the coding sequence ATGGTAATCAAAATATCGGTCATAATTCCAGTCTTCAATGAGGCGGCATCCATCCGGGATGTGATGGAAAATACCTCCAGAATCCTCTCTGCAACAGGGTACTCTCATGAACTCATCCTTATTGACGATGGTTCACGGGACAACACATGGGAACTTCTGAAACAGTATTCATCTACCCGCTCTCTTATCAGAGCGATACGTTTCACCCGCAATTTCGGAAAGGAGGCGGCTATTCAGGCAGGCCTGAGCTGTGCCAGGGGAGACGCTGCCATCGTCATGGATGCAGACCTCCAGCATCCGCCTGACCTTCTGCCGCAGATGCTTTCCCAGTGGGAAAATGGCGGGTATGAGGTTGTTGAGGGTGTCAAGATCAGGCGCCAGCGGGAGTCGGCGCTGAACAGATTCGGCAGCATGCTGTTTTATCGCACACTGAGGATGGTCTCGGGGTTCGACCTCAGACAAGACACCGATTTCAAACTGCTTGACAGAAAGGTGATCAACGCCTACCTGTCACTGCACGAAAAGGGAAGGTTTTTCCGGACTCTTATTCCGTATCTGGGATTCAGAACCGCCCGGATTTCTTTCAGCCCTGATGAGAGAGAGACCGGCAAACCCCGCTTTTCTTTCCTCAAGCGTTTTGACCTCGCAGTCACCGCGCTCACCTCGTTTTCCTCACTCCCCCTGCATATCGTGACCCTGCTCGGCATATTCACGTTCATCTTCAGTTTCCTGCTCGGGGCCCAAACGGTCTATGTGAAGCTGAGCGGAAGGGCTGTTGAAGGGTTCACCACAGTAATCCTCATTATGCTTTTCATAGGCAGCATCCTTATGATCGGCCTCGGTATCATCGGAGAATATATCGCGAGGATATTCGAAGAGGTAAAGCACCGTCCTTCCTTTGTTATTGCGGAAGAAATAAGATCAGGGGAATAA
- a CDS encoding acyltransferase, protein MAASEQQSRKLYSLDYARGVAVLLVSTGHFFDLHPSAYESVNIIRRSISFSGLPLFFVLSGFLLTRQMVFYREKYAGTGRAGLWKMFFMNRLLRIYPAYLVSLLVLGMLNAHSPFDILTHAFNIHNFFVDHIMSINPVYWTLAVEFQWYLAFPFLFIMFSAKRSLFRDMMLLLFLFSLGFLWRQYMISQFLHGLISYDELFLFGHGQLIAHAFAFCLGIALFYFFMHTENRAHRSDGIALSAGIVLCLIGGSITLWGLESPSTMYGVHLNLGSFFFLPLGSCLMLYYMVMNEPRFTGGKKYFTSFVKWIGIISYSLYLWHYPVILKLHGTSQNVVLDFMVAFSAAIGLSAVSYLVIEKYFIQFKRVFMRRLLAKD, encoded by the coding sequence ATGGCGGCGTCTGAGCAGCAGAGCAGAAAACTCTACTCTCTGGACTATGCGAGAGGTGTTGCGGTGTTACTGGTTTCGACCGGCCATTTCTTCGATCTGCATCCATCTGCGTATGAGTCTGTGAATATCATAAGAAGATCCATCTCATTTTCCGGACTCCCCCTGTTTTTCGTCCTGAGCGGTTTCCTGCTGACACGACAGATGGTGTTTTACCGGGAAAAGTATGCCGGGACAGGCCGCGCGGGTCTCTGGAAGATGTTCTTTATGAATCGGCTGCTGAGGATATACCCGGCATATCTTGTTTCCCTGCTCGTCCTGGGAATGCTCAACGCACATTCCCCCTTCGATATCCTTACCCATGCCTTCAACATCCACAATTTTTTTGTGGACCATATCATGTCCATCAATCCCGTGTACTGGACTCTTGCGGTCGAATTTCAATGGTATCTTGCATTCCCTTTTCTCTTCATCATGTTTTCGGCGAAAAGGAGTCTGTTCAGGGATATGATGCTGCTGCTGTTTCTGTTCTCTCTCGGGTTTCTGTGGAGGCAATATATGATCAGTCAGTTCCTGCACGGACTTATTTCGTATGATGAGCTTTTTCTGTTCGGACACGGCCAGCTTATCGCTCATGCCTTTGCCTTTTGTCTCGGGATCGCACTCTTCTATTTCTTCATGCATACGGAAAATCGTGCGCACCGTTCTGACGGGATCGCATTGTCCGCAGGTATCGTGCTTTGTCTGATCGGCGGATCCATCACCCTGTGGGGACTCGAAAGTCCTTCAACTATGTACGGTGTGCACCTGAACCTCGGTTCTTTCTTTTTTCTGCCCCTCGGCTCTTGTCTCATGCTGTACTATATGGTGATGAATGAACCCCGGTTCACCGGAGGGAAAAAATATTTCACTTCTTTTGTGAAATGGATAGGGATAATAAGTTACAGCTTATACTTATGGCATTATCCGGTCATACTGAAGCTCCATGGCACGTCGCAGAATGTGGTACTCGACTTTATGGTCGCGTTTTCTGCCGCAATCGGGTTGTCAGCGGTTTCGTATTTGGTGATCGAAAAGTATTTTATACAGTTCAAGCGGGTTTTTATGCGCAGGCTTTTGGCGAAAGATTGA
- a CDS encoding methyltransferase domain-containing protein: MGKDIGELNRGTGILLLCPSCHAHLSRDESVLECGGCRRKYHISEGIPNFLKDSEQEAVIFYENWHRDPHKVYNLSGIGRVIKESPCIKKYSRFFKYLLYTQFKRERFFGTVANMLRRRYREPRILDLGCGGGNPELLNAGVLYGVDYSPTSLKYSLARQSYAMLINCNAAQLPFEAETFDCLVSSDFIGHVPPQEKEKLFSEMSRVLKKGGLCAHVIETDSDNFVKEFAKKYPDLYHRYFIEGIGGHYGLEMPAVVLQRFRAAGLQPLKVRKYYSYIWDIESFIALFDNEYRKNSFLLRGVLSCYKLLCKNITTKVIATMFLGFFSYLTDLVSPLNKAEGIMVICTKITKDTLSSG, translated from the coding sequence ATGGGAAAAGATATTGGGGAACTGAATAGGGGCACGGGGATTCTTCTCCTGTGTCCTTCCTGTCATGCGCACCTTTCCAGGGACGAAAGTGTTCTTGAGTGCGGCGGATGCAGGCGAAAATACCATATTTCTGAGGGTATCCCGAATTTTCTGAAGGACTCTGAACAGGAGGCGGTCATTTTCTATGAGAACTGGCACAGAGATCCGCATAAGGTATACAACCTGAGCGGGATAGGCAGGGTGATAAAGGAATCTCCATGTATCAAAAAATATTCCCGGTTTTTCAAGTATCTGCTTTATACCCAGTTCAAACGCGAGAGATTCTTCGGGACAGTAGCAAATATGCTCAGGAGGAGGTATCGTGAACCCCGTATACTTGATCTGGGATGCGGCGGCGGTAACCCCGAGTTGCTGAACGCAGGCGTTCTTTACGGAGTAGATTATTCTCCGACCAGCTTGAAATACAGTCTTGCAAGGCAGTCGTATGCGATGCTGATAAACTGCAATGCAGCGCAACTTCCATTCGAGGCAGAAACATTTGATTGTCTGGTGAGCAGCGATTTCATCGGGCATGTCCCCCCGCAGGAGAAGGAGAAATTGTTCTCCGAGATGAGCCGGGTACTGAAAAAGGGGGGACTATGCGCCCATGTGATTGAGACCGACAGCGACAATTTCGTAAAGGAGTTTGCAAAGAAATATCCTGATTTGTATCACAGGTATTTCATCGAAGGCATAGGGGGACATTATGGTCTCGAGATGCCAGCCGTCGTCCTGCAGAGATTTCGTGCGGCGGGGCTCCAGCCGCTGAAGGTCAGAAAATACTATAGCTATATATGGGATATCGAATCATTTATCGCACTCTTTGACAATGAATACCGGAAAAACTCCTTTCTTTTGCGGGGTGTTCTCTCCTGCTACAAACTCCTCTGCAAAAACATCACTACGAAGGTAATCGCGACCATGTTCCTGGGGTTCTTCTCTTATCTGACGGATCTCGTAAGCCCTCTGAATAAAGCGGAGGGAATAATGGTCATATGCACGAAAATAACCAAAGATACTCTGTCCTCAGGATAA